The proteins below come from a single Fusobacteriaceae bacterium genomic window:
- a CDS encoding PaaI family thioesterase, giving the protein MDFEKIKYSANEGNPVSRLLGMRIVELDEEHSLGVLTATEKLLNPYGCLHGGALYTLADTTAGVLSRASGRKNVTLEGQLNFVKAVPGGTKIKALAKKIHKGNKTSVYTVRISNENDEIVAAGIYTMFYVE; this is encoded by the coding sequence ATGGACTTCGAAAAAATCAAATACAGCGCCAACGAGGGCAACCCGGTCAGCAGGCTTTTGGGGATGCGGATCGTGGAGCTCGACGAGGAACATTCCCTCGGGGTGCTGACGGCGACCGAAAAGCTGCTCAATCCCTACGGCTGTCTGCACGGAGGCGCGCTCTATACGCTGGCCGATACAACGGCGGGCGTGCTGTCAAGGGCCTCGGGCAGGAAAAACGTAACCCTTGAGGGGCAGCTGAACTTTGTCAAGGCGGTGCCGGGCGGGACAAAAATCAAGGCCCTGGCGAAAAAAATTCACAAAGGAAACAAGACGAGCGTCTATACGGTTCGGATCAGTAACGAAAATGACGAAATCGTCGCGGCGGGCATCTATACCATGTTTTATGTGGAGTAA
- a CDS encoding PaaI family thioesterase, with the protein MNYKEVMDLANSHIIFAKLIGIVITELDAEHCVGVLDVREELLNPHGFLHGGIYYTLADSVAGILTFTERRNVTVEGKMNFVKGAPVGTRIKAVAKKIHQGGKTAVVEVYIYDESGDILTVSIFTMFYIDG; encoded by the coding sequence TTGAATTACAAAGAAGTGATGGACCTGGCCAACTCGCATATCATATTCGCGAAATTGATCGGGATCGTGATCACGGAGCTGGACGCGGAGCACTGCGTCGGGGTACTGGACGTAAGGGAAGAACTATTGAACCCCCACGGATTTCTCCATGGCGGGATTTACTATACGCTGGCCGACTCGGTGGCCGGAATTTTAACATTTACGGAAAGGCGAAACGTAACGGTGGAAGGAAAGATGAACTTTGTGAAGGGCGCCCCTGTGGGGACCCGGATCAAAGCCGTGGCGAAGAAAATCCACCAGGGCGGAAAGACCGCCGTCGTTGAGGTTTATATCTACGATGAGAGCGGCGACATCCTGACCGTCAGCATCTTTACGATGTTTTACATCGACGGCTGA
- the coaE gene encoding dephospho-CoA kinase (Dephospho-CoA kinase (CoaE) performs the final step in coenzyme A biosynthesis.) translates to MILGLTGGIASGKSTVSGIFREAGLAVYDADAIAREVSETPAVIEELTATFGAGILSPAGDLDRAALKTLVFSDKARLARLNAVIHPRVIARFEAIKAAASPEDWTVFDIPLLFEAGLERLCDKVLVVWSGKETQMARLMARDGIDAGLAEAIIDAQAPLSEKLARADLAVNNDGTPEALRTKILDLLRALKGGNP, encoded by the coding sequence ATGATATTGGGCCTGACCGGAGGAATCGCCTCCGGAAAATCCACGGTGAGCGGGATCTTCAGGGAAGCGGGGCTGGCGGTTTATGACGCCGACGCCATCGCGAGGGAGGTCTCGGAAACGCCGGCGGTCATCGAAGAATTGACGGCGACCTTTGGCGCGGGGATCCTTTCCCCGGCGGGGGATCTCGACCGGGCGGCCCTGAAAACGCTCGTTTTTTCGGATAAGGCCCGGCTCGCCCGGCTCAACGCCGTCATCCACCCCCGGGTCATCGCCCGATTTGAGGCAATCAAGGCGGCAGCGTCCCCGGAGGATTGGACGGTATTTGATATCCCGCTTCTTTTTGAGGCGGGGCTGGAACGGCTCTGCGACAAGGTCCTTGTCGTCTGGAGCGGAAAAGAAACCCAAATGGCGCGCCTTATGGCAAGGGACGGCATAGACGCCGGGCTGGCTGAGGCCATTATCGACGCCCAGGCGCCGCTTTCGGAAAAACTGGCCCGGGCCGATCTGGCCGTCAACAACGACGGGACGCCGGAAGCGCTCCGGACGAAGATCCTTGATCTTTTGAGGGCGCTCAAAGGAGGAAACCCATGA
- a CDS encoding AAA family ATPase encodes MFARKLVLQLVQRLSEPRRFLQIVVGPRQTGKTTAVVQALEQLGATYHYIAADDPNLVSPEWLRNEWEKARSLAGSGEAILIIDEIQKISQWSSHVKLLWDEDTRLHIPLKVLLSGSSALLLQKGLSESLMGRFEVLYSPHWNFAECKEAFGFTLEDFLFFGGYPGAASLIKDEDRWARYLGASIVEPTISQDILMLEEVRKPALLRSLFMLGAGYSAQELSFTKMLGQLQDAGNTVTMAHYLELLGKAGMLTGLTNYSGDRIRIRKGAPRLLVYNTALMTFAAGAGRRRLLDNPTERGRLVESAVGAYLLARGQEEGFDVYWWRERNHEVDFVIRKGEQTTAIEVKSGRVKNVGGSLTFKKMYPQAYALIVGSRETELDSFLLGKVPIFL; translated from the coding sequence ATGTTCGCAAGAAAACTGGTTTTGCAACTTGTCCAGAGATTGTCAGAACCCCGCCGGTTTCTACAGATCGTTGTCGGCCCGCGACAAACCGGAAAAACGACCGCCGTTGTCCAAGCGTTGGAACAACTGGGCGCCACATATCATTACATCGCAGCCGACGACCCCAACCTTGTTTCCCCCGAATGGCTCAGAAATGAATGGGAAAAAGCAAGGAGCCTTGCCGGATCGGGAGAGGCGATCCTCATTATAGATGAAATCCAAAAAATCAGCCAATGGTCGTCACATGTCAAGCTGCTCTGGGATGAAGACACGAGGCTTCATATTCCTCTGAAAGTGCTTCTTAGCGGTTCCTCCGCTTTGCTGCTGCAGAAAGGTCTGTCGGAATCCCTGATGGGACGATTTGAAGTGCTGTACTCTCCGCACTGGAATTTCGCGGAGTGCAAGGAAGCCTTCGGATTTACGCTCGAGGATTTTTTGTTTTTCGGCGGCTATCCGGGGGCGGCGTCCCTCATCAAAGATGAAGACCGCTGGGCGCGTTATTTGGGCGCATCTATTGTGGAACCGACGATTTCCCAAGATATCCTGATGCTGGAAGAAGTAAGAAAACCGGCGTTATTGCGCTCGCTTTTCATGCTCGGCGCGGGATACAGCGCACAGGAATTGTCATTCACCAAAATGCTCGGGCAGCTGCAGGACGCGGGCAACACCGTCACAATGGCGCATTATCTTGAGCTTTTGGGAAAAGCCGGCATGTTGACCGGACTCACGAATTATTCCGGCGACAGGATCCGGATCCGGAAAGGCGCCCCGCGTCTTCTCGTGTATAATACAGCCTTGATGACATTTGCCGCCGGCGCCGGCAGAAGGCGTCTGCTGGATAATCCCACCGAACGCGGCAGGCTTGTGGAAAGCGCCGTCGGTGCATATCTTCTGGCTCGCGGACAGGAGGAGGGTTTTGATGTTTACTGGTGGCGGGAACGGAATCACGAGGTGGATTTTGTGATCAGAAAAGGGGAACAAACCACAGCGATTGAAGTCAAAAGCGGCCGGGTGAAGAATGTCGGCGGTAGTTTGACCTTTAAAAAAATGTATCCGCAAGCATACGCGCTCATCGTCGGAAGCAGAGAGACGGAACTCGACTCATTTTTGCTGGGAAAAGTACCGATATTTTTATAA
- a CDS encoding Fic family protein: protein MHKISIRFFDDKEVRAIWDDEGARWWFSVIDIVGVLGQSANPQNYWYVLKNRLKKARSEVLTNCKGFKLTAHDGKLRMTDCLTNEGVIALAKEFPGKKANRFIDWFTYSDDTIDGQSKTKAYTLFNSSLLDTIEIGTVKGLQQIHGYLFGGLYDFAGQIRTLNISKGGFQFAMARFLPETLRTIERMPENTFEEIADKYVEMNVAHPFMEGNGRSARIWLDLMLKKNLKLCVDWSRIHKKDYLSAMEKSVTNASRIKALMRDALTDKINDREVFMKGVDYSYYYEQEDEITEDDGA, encoded by the coding sequence ATGCACAAAATTTCCATCCGATTTTTTGACGATAAAGAAGTCCGTGCCATTTGGGATGATGAAGGCGCCCGGTGGTGGTTTTCTGTTATTGATATTGTGGGCGTATTGGGTCAAAGCGCAAATCCGCAGAACTACTGGTATGTCCTTAAAAATCGCTTGAAAAAAGCCAGGAGTGAAGTCCTTACAAATTGTAAGGGATTCAAACTCACAGCTCATGACGGGAAACTGCGAATGACCGACTGTCTGACAAATGAAGGCGTTATTGCCCTGGCCAAAGAATTCCCAGGCAAAAAGGCAAATCGCTTTATTGATTGGTTCACGTACAGTGACGATACAATAGACGGTCAGAGCAAGACAAAGGCCTACACGCTTTTCAACAGTTCCCTGCTCGATACCATTGAAATCGGTACTGTCAAAGGTTTGCAGCAGATTCACGGCTACCTGTTCGGGGGACTCTATGATTTCGCCGGACAAATCAGAACCCTCAATATCTCCAAAGGCGGCTTTCAATTCGCCATGGCGCGTTTTCTGCCGGAGACGCTGCGAACCATTGAACGGATGCCGGAAAACACTTTTGAGGAGATCGCCGACAAGTATGTCGAGATGAATGTCGCCCACCCGTTCATGGAGGGCAACGGCAGAAGCGCCCGCATTTGGCTTGACCTGATGCTGAAGAAAAACCTGAAGCTTTGCGTCGACTGGAGCCGGATCCATAAGAAAGACTACCTTTCCGCCATGGAAAAAAGCGTCACAAATGCTTCCCGGATAAAAGCGTTGATGCGCGACGCCCTGACCGATAAGATTAACGACCGCGAGGTCTTCATGAAAGGCGTAGATTATTCCTATTATTATGAGCAGGAAGATGAGATTACAGAGGATGACGGGGCGTGA
- a CDS encoding zinc ribbon domain-containing protein, producing the protein MGLFDKILKDTVKKTVGNAVGNAVKDAATRTVANTVANTVGKAVGKAADIAGQKIQQTVGAKVDEKLDEKFGPTNTTVTSSDGTGAPVNSANAQQTAAALGGAFAAFMGSAQTFATEAAKNMKICKACGKPAAANQKFCPNCGAELPAETVAQGAVCPACGKQNVIGTKFCVDCGTKLPMAEQEQPAEEGHSFT; encoded by the coding sequence ATGGGATTGTTTGATAAGATTTTGAAGGATACGGTCAAAAAGACCGTGGGAAATGCCGTCGGAAACGCCGTGAAAGACGCGGCGACCCGGACTGTCGCCAATACGGTGGCCAATACCGTGGGTAAAGCGGTGGGGAAGGCGGCGGACATTGCCGGTCAGAAGATTCAGCAGACCGTAGGCGCCAAGGTCGACGAGAAACTGGACGAAAAATTCGGCCCGACCAATACGACGGTCACCAGCTCCGACGGGACAGGAGCGCCCGTCAACAGCGCCAACGCCCAGCAGACGGCGGCTGCCCTCGGCGGCGCCTTCGCGGCTTTTATGGGATCGGCCCAGACCTTCGCCACGGAAGCGGCCAAAAATATGAAAATCTGCAAGGCCTGTGGCAAGCCCGCCGCGGCCAATCAAAAATTCTGCCCCAACTGCGGCGCGGAACTCCCGGCGGAAACCGTAGCTCAAGGGGCCGTATGCCCCGCCTGCGGCAAACAAAATGTCATCGGGACGAAGTTTTGCGTCGATTGCGGGACGAAGCTCCCCATGGCGGAGCAGGAGCAACCTGCGGAAGAAGGACATTCCTTTACTTGA
- a CDS encoding adhesion protein FadA: MKKLLLVGCILLAGVAAYGSDIEASYADLEDRLAALQAEEKALYEARKSEALAAQDELNKAKKMYAEVSAKEKALAGAKKGNSQYGEILTGYKEIKKELEATIKEKEKVIADFNALSK; the protein is encoded by the coding sequence ATGAAAAAATTATTGTTAGTAGGTTGCATTTTACTGGCGGGCGTAGCGGCTTACGGAAGCGACATTGAAGCGAGCTATGCGGATCTTGAAGACAGACTGGCTGCGTTGCAGGCTGAGGAAAAAGCGTTGTATGAAGCGAGAAAATCCGAAGCTCTGGCCGCTCAGGACGAACTGAACAAAGCGAAGAAGATGTACGCCGAAGTCAGCGCGAAAGAAAAAGCCCTGGCCGGCGCCAAGAAAGGAAATTCCCAGTACGGCGAAATCCTGACCGGCTACAAGGAAATCAAGAAAGAACTTGAAGCCACGATCAAAGAAAAAGAAAAAGTTATTGCTGATTTCAACGCCCTGAGCAAATAA
- a CDS encoding LuxR family transcriptional regulator, with the protein MKGKLSELIRASREADISLRLRIAGFFAVSVIALISGILAVLAFTGSFSTASREILREVTTAHSRYVQNAEKIFGDMAVETVRLSRQLSGDIEEFLARAEISFPELSGHPDLILMLEEKELPVLSARLDVSSANGIFMALETTVNPDLPDAADSRAGLFLRSAEPEMADIPENKLFLRGIPLLAIKSGMTLQARWDLEFHTAGREFYRGPVAEIRENPDLVLSRQYFWTFEDALDVGERNALICSIPVPDSYGGILGVCGFEIGEMHFRSLFDPPQEALPGTIHLFSLYDSGGVSTENALISGTLTRSGAEPRETVYTYQGTLGGLEIYGGQNAETLLGLHDTMDLYAKGSPFEAQKFSVMTAIPKRAFDEMVNRQRLILTAIFTVFLAIGILLAVVISKRIVRPITEQTARLGGEILPQEIRTNIPEVDLLITRLLASHKAGQELRGEAEIVRNILDDFIAAARTLTPTEMVLFQYYAEGRNSEDIKKAMFISEGTLRVHSTHLYQKLKVANKNELLVYLDLIKKSGKYAEIFPDS; encoded by the coding sequence ATGAAAGGAAAACTGAGCGAATTGATCCGGGCCTCCCGCGAGGCTGACATTTCCCTGCGTCTGCGGATCGCGGGGTTTTTTGCCGTCTCAGTCATCGCGCTGATTTCGGGGATCCTGGCGGTCCTCGCCTTTACCGGAAGCTTTTCCACGGCGTCCCGGGAAATTTTGCGGGAAGTCACGACGGCCCATTCCCGCTACGTCCAGAACGCCGAAAAAATCTTTGGCGACATGGCCGTGGAGACGGTCCGGCTCTCGCGACAGCTCTCGGGCGATATCGAAGAATTCCTCGCCCGGGCGGAAATTTCCTTTCCCGAGCTTTCGGGACATCCCGATCTCATCCTGATGCTGGAAGAAAAAGAACTTCCGGTCCTTTCGGCCAGACTGGACGTCTCTTCGGCCAACGGGATCTTTATGGCCCTCGAAACGACGGTCAATCCCGATCTCCCCGACGCCGCAGATTCTAGGGCCGGCTTGTTCCTCCGCAGCGCAGAACCTGAAATGGCAGATATTCCGGAAAACAAGCTTTTTCTCCGGGGGATTCCCCTTTTGGCCATCAAATCGGGCATGACGCTTCAAGCCCGTTGGGATCTCGAGTTCCACACGGCGGGACGGGAATTTTACCGGGGGCCGGTCGCGGAAATCCGCGAAAACCCCGATTTGGTTCTTTCGAGACAGTATTTCTGGACCTTCGAGGACGCCCTCGACGTAGGCGAACGAAACGCCCTGATCTGCTCGATTCCCGTACCCGATTCCTACGGGGGGATCCTCGGGGTCTGCGGTTTCGAAATCGGGGAAATGCATTTCCGTTCGCTGTTTGATCCGCCGCAGGAGGCGCTCCCGGGGACGATCCACCTGTTTTCGCTCTATGACAGCGGCGGCGTCTCCACGGAAAACGCCCTGATCTCGGGGACATTGACCCGAAGCGGCGCCGAGCCCCGGGAGACGGTATATACCTATCAAGGGACGCTGGGCGGTCTTGAAATTTACGGCGGACAGAACGCCGAAACGCTGCTGGGTCTGCACGACACGATGGACCTTTACGCTAAAGGTTCTCCCTTTGAGGCGCAGAAATTTTCCGTCATGACCGCGATTCCCAAGCGGGCCTTTGACGAGATGGTCAACCGGCAAAGACTGATCCTGACCGCGATATTTACGGTATTTTTGGCAATCGGAATCCTCCTTGCGGTCGTCATCAGCAAGCGGATCGTCCGGCCCATTACCGAACAAACCGCGCGGCTTGGCGGGGAAATTCTCCCCCAGGAGATCCGCACGAATATTCCCGAAGTGGATCTGCTGATTACGCGCCTGCTCGCTTCCCACAAGGCGGGGCAGGAACTCCGGGGAGAGGCCGAAATCGTCCGCAACATCCTCGACGATTTTATCGCGGCGGCAAGAACTCTGACGCCTACGGAAATGGTGCTGTTCCAGTATTACGCCGAAGGTCGCAACAGCGAGGACATCAAGAAGGCCATGTTTATTTCCGAAGGGACGCTGCGGGTCCATTCGACGCATCTGTACCAAAAGCTGAAGGTCGCCAATAAAAACGAGCTGCTCGTCTATCTGGACCTGATCAAGAAGAGCGGGAAGTACGCGGAAATCTTCCCGGATAGCTGA
- a CDS encoding type II toxin-antitoxin system RelB/DinJ family antitoxin — protein sequence MSRTTVQIRTDSEIKQASDDIFRSLGITISDAINIFLRQSILHRGFPFEVKLPRTENHAMTNHVNVAADTDVDAVAERLLAKHIEAFEVLAK from the coding sequence ATGAGCAGAACTACGGTACAAATCCGGACAGACAGCGAAATCAAGCAAGCTTCCGATGATATTTTCAGGAGCCTCGGCATCACCATATCCGACGCCATCAATATTTTTCTTCGGCAGTCCATTTTGCACAGGGGATTTCCCTTTGAGGTAAAACTCCCGAGAACGGAAAACCACGCAATGACCAATCACGTCAATGTCGCCGCGGATACTGACGTAGACGCCGTGGCTGAGCGCTTGCTTGCCAAGCACATCGAGGCTTTTGAAGTGTTGGCCAAATGA
- a CDS encoding Fic family protein, which yields MKTLTKAQLLHLHEKLLEKTGGLPGIRDESLLNSSLAGPFQTFDGVEFYPTVVGKIARTSYNLVCNHPFIDGNKRIGMLVMLVLLELNEITVEFSDEEIIKIGLDLAKGTVTDRQLAEMINSHIK from the coding sequence ATGAAAACGTTGACCAAAGCGCAGCTCCTGCACTTGCATGAAAAACTTCTGGAAAAAACCGGCGGCTTACCGGGAATCAGAGACGAGTCCCTGTTGAATTCATCGCTTGCAGGCCCCTTTCAGACCTTTGACGGCGTTGAGTTTTATCCGACTGTCGTCGGGAAAATCGCGCGAACTTCATACAATCTTGTTTGCAATCATCCTTTTATTGACGGGAACAAACGGATCGGAATGCTGGTGATGTTGGTTCTCTTGGAATTGAATGAGATCACAGTTGAATTCAGCGACGAAGAAATCATCAAGATCGGATTGGATCTCGCCAAAGGGACTGTAACCGATCGGCAACTGGCCGAAATGATCAATTCTCATATCAAGTAA
- a CDS encoding OmpA family protein encodes MKTRKLITAIVLAGALFASANTYAKVTKAGKGAAVGGILGAGIGQAIGKNTKGTLIGAAAGTLVGATWGQYRENQEKEFNRRLRGSGVEVNRRGENLQLYLPSGVTFGTDQYKIRPQFYGVLDDIADVLIQYPESRIIVAGHTDSDGAADYNQDLSEKRATSVKNYLRQAGVQSRRISVIGYGESEPIASNNTARGKARNRRVEIEILPPRQ; translated from the coding sequence ATGAAAACAAGAAAACTCATTACCGCAATCGTTTTGGCCGGCGCCCTTTTCGCTTCCGCGAACACTTACGCCAAGGTCACCAAAGCCGGTAAAGGCGCGGCCGTAGGCGGAATCCTCGGTGCGGGAATCGGCCAGGCCATCGGCAAGAACACGAAAGGCACGTTGATCGGAGCCGCCGCGGGTACCCTTGTGGGCGCCACCTGGGGACAGTACCGGGAAAACCAGGAAAAGGAATTCAACCGAAGACTGCGGGGGAGCGGCGTGGAAGTCAACCGGCGCGGCGAGAATCTCCAGCTCTATCTGCCCAGCGGCGTAACCTTCGGCACGGATCAGTACAAGATCCGGCCACAATTTTACGGCGTGTTGGATGACATCGCAGACGTTTTGATCCAGTATCCCGAATCGAGAATCATCGTGGCCGGCCATACGGACAGCGACGGCGCGGCCGACTACAATCAGGACTTGTCGGAAAAACGGGCGACCAGCGTGAAAAATTATCTTCGTCAGGCGGGTGTTCAGTCCCGGCGCATTTCCGTCATCGGCTACGGCGAATCGGAACCCATTGCCAGCAACAACACCGCCAGGGGAAAAGCGCGGAACCGCAGAGTGGAAATCGAAATCCTGCCGCCCCGCCAGTAA
- a CDS encoding extracellular solute-binding protein gives MNKKQYCTHFTNYWIRSAFSAFCLCALLLLLSGCLPGRKKNKEITITLWHTYVEQMRAAMDDLVAEFNATTGAEQGIIVKVTGVANASVINEKLIAAANKDPGAPGLPDMAVAYPDIAVILARTGALMDFGTQFSPEELSRYVPEFLEEGKLGGETLYLLPIAKSTEVLYVNKTFFERFAAETGVDWSCFETFEGILAAGEKYYAWTDAKTPDIPGDGKNFYYPDKLFNYAMIGMEQLGEHLVRDEALDFSGGAFRKIWDSYYTPAVRGSVAIFDNYGNYLAKYGEIVCVTSTSAGAMFYPDTVTYLNNTKEDVEFEILPYPVFKGGEKIAVQRGGGMLIAKSTPEREKAAAVFLKWFTAPKQNTAFAIKAGYLPVTKEAIRDFGKSDTLALIENKNVRKSTLTGIAMQSAYHFYFPPIFSGFDALQGKFSKAMQRAALEAKEKGGPVESAEALERFKREF, from the coding sequence TTGAACAAAAAACAGTATTGTACTCATTTCACCAATTATTGGATCAGAAGTGCTTTTTCCGCCTTCTGCCTGTGCGCTCTCCTTCTCCTCCTTTCGGGCTGTCTGCCCGGACGGAAGAAAAACAAAGAAATCACAATCACGCTCTGGCACACCTACGTGGAGCAGATGCGCGCCGCTATGGACGACCTTGTGGCCGAATTCAACGCCACGACGGGAGCGGAACAGGGGATTATCGTCAAAGTGACCGGCGTCGCCAACGCTTCGGTCATCAACGAAAAATTGATCGCGGCGGCCAATAAAGATCCCGGTGCGCCGGGTTTACCGGATATGGCCGTGGCCTATCCCGATATCGCCGTCATCCTGGCCAGGACCGGAGCCCTGATGGACTTCGGGACGCAATTCTCCCCGGAAGAGCTCTCGCGCTACGTGCCCGAATTCCTAGAAGAGGGAAAACTGGGCGGGGAGACCCTTTATCTTTTGCCCATCGCCAAATCGACGGAGGTCCTCTATGTCAATAAGACCTTCTTTGAGCGCTTTGCGGCGGAAACCGGCGTAGACTGGTCCTGCTTTGAGACCTTTGAGGGGATTCTCGCGGCGGGCGAAAAATATTACGCCTGGACAGACGCAAAGACGCCCGACATTCCCGGCGACGGAAAAAATTTTTACTATCCCGACAAGCTCTTCAACTACGCCATGATCGGTATGGAACAGTTGGGGGAGCATCTGGTCCGGGACGAGGCCCTCGATTTTTCCGGCGGGGCCTTCCGCAAAATCTGGGACAGCTACTATACGCCTGCCGTTCGGGGATCCGTCGCCATTTTTGACAACTACGGCAATTATCTCGCCAAATACGGAGAAATCGTCTGCGTGACGAGTACCTCCGCCGGGGCCATGTTTTACCCCGATACCGTAACCTACCTCAATAATACCAAAGAGGATGTGGAATTTGAGATCCTGCCCTATCCGGTTTTTAAAGGCGGGGAAAAGATCGCCGTACAGCGCGGCGGCGGCATGCTGATCGCGAAATCGACGCCCGAACGGGAAAAAGCGGCGGCCGTTTTCCTCAAATGGTTCACGGCCCCGAAACAGAACACGGCCTTTGCCATCAAAGCGGGCTATCTGCCGGTGACGAAGGAAGCGATCCGGGATTTCGGCAAAAGCGATACGCTGGCCCTCATCGAAAACAAAAACGTCAGAAAATCCACGCTGACAGGGATTGCCATGCAATCCGCCTATCATTTCTATTTTCCGCCGATATTTTCAGGCTTTGACGCGTTGCAGGGGAAATTCTCCAAAGCCATGCAACGGGCCGCGCTGGAAGCCAAAGAAAAAGGCGGTCCCGTTGAGAGCGCCGAAGCCCTTGAGCGCTTCAAGCGGGAATTTTGA